In a genomic window of Macrobrachium nipponense isolate FS-2020 chromosome 10, ASM1510439v2, whole genome shotgun sequence:
- the LOC135223899 gene encoding pro-resilin-like: MPFNFDYAVKDHYKGLDFGHNSNSDGNLVTGEYRVLLPDGRTQIVTYTADHYKGYQAEVRYEGEAKYPEHKPYAPAPSYGSSCPAYGPPAPAYGAPEY; this comes from the coding sequence ATGCCCTTCAACTTCGACTACGCCGTCAAGGACCACTATAAGGGCTTAGACTTCGGCCACAACTCCAACTCTGACGGGAACCTCGTGACCGGCGAGTACCGCGTCCTCCTCCCCGACGGTCGCACTCAGATCGTCACCTACACCGCCGACCACTACAAGGGTTACCAGGCTGAGGTCAGGTACGAGGGCGAGGCCAAATACCCTGAACACAAGCCCTATGCCCCTGCCCCATCCTACGGTTCATCCTGCCCAGCTTACGGTCCACCAGCTCCTGCATATGGAGCCCCTGAGTATTAA
- the LOC135224262 gene encoding uncharacterized protein LOC135224262, giving the protein MRSIYAIVSPSSLIICKSFNHEHQCDFPVLLVAVAIARPDRPVHDGYGYSAPDHKLSYGHEKYEKGMPFDFNYDVKDHYKGLDYGHNSNSDGNLVTGKYYVLLPDGRTQIVTYTADHYKGYQAEVAYEGEAKYPEPGHYKAAPPTVILPPLMGRQLHPTVILLPLLMGRQLHPTVILPPTYGDASSSYSPILPLFMDTSPLPTEL; this is encoded by the exons ATGCGTAGTATATATGCAATAGTGTCTCCAAGTAGCCTAATCATTTGCAAGAGTTTCAACCATGAACACCAGT GTGATTTTCCTGTGCTGCTTGTGGCTGTCGCCATTGCCCGTCCAGACAGACCCGTCCACGACGGGTACGGGTATTCTGCCCCTGATCATAAACTGTCCTACGGGCATGAGAAATATGAG AAGGGAATGCCTTTCGACTTCAACTACGACGTCAAGGACCACTACAAGGGGCTCGACTACGGCCACAACTCCAACTCCGACGGGAACCTCGTGACCGGGAAGTACTACGTCCTCCTCCCCGACGGTCGCACTCAGATCGTCACTTACACCGCCGACCACTACAAGGGCTACCAGGCTGAGGTCGCCTACGAGGGGGAAGCTAAGTACCCTGAACCAGGGCATTACAAGGCTGCCCCTCCTACGGTCATCCTGCCCCCGCTTATGGGACGCCAGCTCCATCCTACGGTCATCCTGCTCCCCCTACTTATGGGACGCCAGCTCCATCCTACAGTCATCCTGCCTCCTACTTATGGGGACGCCAGCTCATCCTACAGTCCAATCCTACCCCTTTTTATGGACACCAGCCCCTTGCCTACTGAGTTATAG